The following are encoded in a window of Mycoplasmopsis verecunda genomic DNA:
- the rpmI gene encoding 50S ribosomal protein L35, with amino-acid sequence MPKMKTKSALKKRIKVTGTGKILREQAYRSHLAQNKTTKQKRQSRKSAQMSKSDLKRFKALI; translated from the coding sequence ATGCCAAAAATGAAAACTAAAAGTGCGTTAAAGAAACGTATTAAAGTTACAGGAACAGGTAAAATCTTAAGAGAACAAGCATATCGTTCTCACTTAGCTCAAAACAAAACAACAAAACAAAAACGTCAATCACGTAAATCTGCTCAAATGTCAAAATCTGATCTTAAAAGATTTAAAGCTTTAATTTAA
- the rpsB gene encoding 30S ribosomal protein S2 — MTTENKKEKVQKEQKQPIVSKTKLLEAGAYFGHKTHAWNPKMKEFIVPNKKNKGSHIIDITKTQKYLEYAYSLVNTLASKGASFIFVGTKKQARDAVKEAAERTGSLYVTERWLGGTLTNNQTIMSSVEKMKQLEAKAAKNFAGYTKKEALEFNKELDKLHKNLNGIRDMQRLPQVMIVADPNEDEIAVKEARRKKIKVIGILDTNANPDLLDFGIPANDDSAKSIMLIMTILADAIVKARGGQVKFAYQDDEKVVLPSFNNNQQNHVEAQTTNQAK; from the coding sequence ATGACAACAGAAAACAAAAAAGAAAAAGTTCAAAAAGAACAAAAACAACCTATCGTGTCTAAGACAAAATTATTAGAAGCTGGAGCTTACTTCGGACACAAAACTCATGCATGAAATCCAAAAATGAAAGAATTTATTGTTCCAAATAAAAAGAACAAGGGTTCACACATTATTGATATTACAAAAACACAAAAATATTTAGAATATGCATATTCACTAGTTAATACACTTGCATCAAAAGGTGCTTCATTTATCTTTGTTGGAACAAAGAAACAAGCTCGTGATGCTGTTAAAGAAGCTGCAGAAAGAACAGGTTCATTATATGTAACTGAAAGATGATTAGGTGGAACTTTAACAAACAACCAAACAATTATGTCTAGTGTTGAAAAAATGAAACAATTAGAAGCTAAAGCAGCTAAAAACTTTGCTGGTTACACAAAGAAAGAAGCTTTAGAATTTAACAAAGAATTAGACAAATTACATAAAAACTTAAACGGTATCCGTGATATGCAACGTTTACCACAAGTTATGATTGTTGCTGATCCTAACGAAGATGAAATCGCTGTTAAAGAAGCAAGAAGAAAAAAAATCAAAGTTATTGGTATTTTAGATACAAACGCAAACCCTGATTTATTAGATTTCGGAATTCCTGCTAATGATGATTCAGCAAAATCAATCATGTTAATTATGACAATTTTAGCTGATGCGATTGTTAAAGCACGTGGTGGACAAGTAAAATTCGCTTACCAAGATGATGAAAAAGTTGTATTACCATCATTTAACAATAATCAACAAAATCATGTTGAAGCTCAAACAACAAATCAAGCAAAATAA
- the infC gene encoding translation initiation factor IF-3 translates to MQPKGKKPASEHYINNNIPFKQVFVLGPDGDKLGVKYTTEAVELAKSYKMDLVLISVEPKPICRILDYGKFKYDRKKKNKEIKEKQTVIQNREVRLTAMIADNDLNTKARKAREFLLKGDRIKVSLKLRGREIGRKDLGFNTLEKFFALLEDVAEKTTEPKLVNERFLDMNLQPNKQKIQKYLKEKNLETNQETKEGELNAKNEN, encoded by the coding sequence ATTCAACCAAAAGGAAAAAAACCAGCTTCTGAACATTACATTAATAACAATATCCCATTCAAGCAAGTATTTGTACTTGGGCCTGATGGTGATAAGTTAGGTGTTAAATATACAACAGAAGCAGTAGAGTTAGCAAAAAGCTATAAAATGGACTTAGTTTTAATAAGTGTTGAACCTAAGCCAATCTGCCGTATTCTTGATTATGGAAAATTTAAATATGACCGTAAGAAAAAGAATAAGGAAATAAAAGAAAAACAAACAGTTATACAAAATCGTGAAGTTAGATTAACTGCTATGATAGCAGATAATGATTTAAATACCAAAGCTAGAAAAGCTAGAGAATTTCTTTTAAAAGGCGATAGAATCAAAGTTTCATTAAAACTAAGAGGCCGTGAAATAGGAAGAAAAGATTTAGGTTTCAACACTCTTGAAAAATTCTTCGCATTATTAGAAGATGTTGCAGAAAAAACAACAGAACCTAAATTAGTAAATGAACGTTTCCTTGACATGAATCTCCAACCAAATAAACAAAAAATTCAAAAATACTTAAAAGAAAAGAATCTTGAAACAAATCAAGAAACTAAAGAAGGAGAATTAAATGCCAAAAATGAAAACTAA
- the rplT gene encoding 50S ribosomal protein L20, whose amino-acid sequence MARVKGGTVTRARRKKWLKLAKGYFGHKSIGYKVAKQAVVKSWTYAFRDRKQVKRNFRKLWIARINAAVRAEGMSYSRFINGLKKANVTINRKMLSELAINEPKTFSVLVQIAKDAK is encoded by the coding sequence ATGGCAAGAGTTAAAGGCGGAACAGTTACAAGAGCAAGACGTAAAAAATGATTAAAATTAGCTAAGGGATACTTTGGACATAAATCAATCGGTTACAAAGTTGCTAAACAAGCAGTTGTTAAATCATGAACATATGCTTTTAGAGACCGTAAACAAGTAAAAAGAAACTTTAGAAAATTATGAATCGCTCGTATCAATGCTGCTGTTAGAGCAGAAGGAATGAGCTATTCAAGATTTATCAACGGACTTAAAAAAGCTAATGTCACAATCAACCGTAAAATGCTTTCTGAATTAGCAATTAATGAACCAAAAACATTTTCAGTTTTAGTTCAAATCGCTAAAGATGCAAAATAA
- the tsf gene encoding translation elongation factor Ts, translating into MADNKMELIKELRTRTNSALVDCKKALEATNYEIEAAIAWLKENGIVKAAKKAGRITAEGAVTAMGDEKHAILVEINSETDFVAKNDKFIQLLNEVSTALFNSNASTLEEGLTVKLTSGETVEQALVNATAVIGEKISLRRFTKVEAKDNQVLGIYVHANQQVAAVVTVKGNNVEAARNVAMHVSAMNPEFILVNEIPADRLNTIKEGFVKPAGFENKPEKIQVSITEGWLNKQLSEFVLEKQAFVMEDSLSVAKYLQNHGCELVSAIRYEVGEGIEKVQSNFAEEVAGMVVK; encoded by the coding sequence ATGGCAGATAACAAAATGGAATTAATTAAAGAATTAAGAACAAGAACCAACTCAGCCCTTGTTGACTGTAAAAAAGCTTTAGAAGCTACAAATTACGAAATTGAAGCAGCTATTGCTTGGCTAAAAGAAAATGGAATTGTAAAAGCAGCTAAGAAAGCAGGACGGATTACTGCAGAAGGTGCTGTTACAGCTATGGGTGACGAAAAACATGCTATCTTAGTAGAAATTAACTCAGAAACAGATTTCGTTGCTAAAAATGATAAATTTATTCAACTTTTAAATGAAGTTTCTACAGCATTATTTAACTCAAATGCTTCAACATTAGAAGAAGGATTAACAGTTAAATTAACAAGTGGTGAAACAGTAGAACAAGCTTTAGTTAATGCTACAGCTGTTATTGGGGAAAAAATTTCTCTTCGTCGTTTCACAAAAGTAGAAGCTAAAGATAATCAAGTTTTAGGAATATACGTTCATGCTAATCAACAAGTTGCTGCAGTTGTTACTGTAAAAGGTAATAATGTTGAAGCAGCAAGAAATGTTGCAATGCATGTATCAGCTATGAATCCTGAATTTATTCTTGTTAATGAAATTCCGGCAGACAGACTAAATACTATTAAAGAAGGATTTGTTAAGCCTGCTGGGTTTGAAAATAAACCTGAAAAAATTCAAGTATCTATAACAGAAGGATGATTAAATAAACAATTATCTGAATTTGTTTTAGAAAAACAAGCTTTTGTTATGGAAGACTCATTATCTGTAGCTAAATATTTACAAAATCACGGATGTGAACTTGTATCTGCTATTAGATATGAAGTAGGTGAAGGAATTGAAAAAGTTCAATCAAACTTTGCTGAAGAAGTTGCTGGTATGGTAGTTAAATAA